A stretch of the Polyangiaceae bacterium genome encodes the following:
- a CDS encoding protein kinase codes for MAAESGQDDVSLAKRRIGTTLAGRWPLEKLIGFGGMAAVYASQDEAGTPVAIKVLHSAFATNEGVRQRFIREAHLTQAVDHQGRVEIYEEGVSEDGDPYFVMELLVGSTLERLWKQHERILPVEYALEVADCVLDFLAVCHEQGIVHRDLKPANIFVTESGAVKVLDFGVARKREAGVDPTLAGTALGTPAYMAPEQALGSTDRIDGRTDLFAVGAMLHATISGKRLQEGRSHQEAFVLAATRPAPSIATVAPNLHSEVVALIDRALQWDPRNRFQTAVEMREAIAAVLARLQGAPEAAPEPQKPRGRAQLLSALAETAESPEAAQELSPAEQALAKELQEIFTRIERGLNAVRQYGSDHKVTHGHIQTIHELASAFLAREPEGLRWDVKPHSFTLKSAVLWEPLHPFDEIPYNLFASGFRNFSVTPGVTLDEMATLLDLLRRDPMRDFSPEDDLATAFWEKQLEHVHYQVVSSFLTVGASDEMDQEYDELLETSRDVLEGPARAALGKADLDTEPLSLEERAAMLAVRQMALRAVRSAGVAALDERSKGMIAAALDMPEAEWEARYVRVLAQAANDAMTYGNLELVSTPMRIALHEAAGNQALEQALGRTVAVLAALLAQAGPAARAELAREVLDGDTVGVVLKELARAVPEREREQVTRTAPLLAALLSNAGPEHFDAVLAAFARADVDPIRDALLHYLEPYARDREEQIGALLRDADLTKGKAILGLLGKLGTEAAARALRAAESNAFPELRVEAVALRAQASSEGLRDELSRLLSDPDQAVRLAVLRTMARYKVKEAGPTLVQLIGDGAFHKLAHDERLLALETLWELSPVRAESLAKDLAVKSGMITRDTVDDTRIMAIHLLERLSTSREVISELEKAAGKWTNSQIVRDTAAQAAAAMKRRLGAR; via the coding sequence GTGGCAGCCGAGTCCGGTCAAGACGACGTCAGCCTCGCCAAGCGGCGCATCGGCACGACGCTGGCCGGTCGCTGGCCGCTCGAAAAGCTGATCGGGTTCGGCGGCATGGCTGCGGTCTATGCCAGCCAGGACGAAGCCGGCACGCCGGTCGCCATCAAGGTCCTGCACAGCGCCTTTGCGACCAACGAGGGCGTGCGCCAGCGCTTCATCCGCGAGGCGCACCTGACCCAAGCCGTCGATCATCAGGGCCGGGTCGAGATCTACGAGGAAGGAGTCAGCGAAGACGGCGACCCCTACTTCGTGATGGAGCTCCTGGTCGGCTCGACGCTGGAGAGGCTCTGGAAGCAACACGAGCGCATCTTGCCGGTGGAATACGCGCTGGAGGTCGCCGACTGCGTGCTCGACTTCCTGGCGGTGTGTCACGAGCAGGGCATCGTTCACCGCGACCTCAAGCCGGCCAACATCTTCGTCACGGAGTCCGGTGCGGTGAAGGTGCTCGACTTCGGCGTGGCCCGAAAGCGAGAGGCCGGAGTCGATCCCACCCTGGCCGGGACCGCGCTCGGCACTCCGGCCTACATGGCGCCAGAACAGGCCCTGGGCTCCACCGACCGCATCGATGGTCGCACCGACCTGTTCGCGGTCGGGGCGATGCTGCACGCGACGATCTCCGGAAAGCGCCTCCAGGAAGGGCGCTCGCATCAAGAGGCGTTCGTGCTCGCCGCGACCCGCCCCGCGCCGTCCATCGCGACCGTGGCGCCGAACCTGCACTCCGAGGTCGTGGCGCTGATCGATCGCGCGTTGCAGTGGGATCCCCGCAACCGTTTCCAGACCGCGGTGGAGATGCGCGAGGCCATCGCCGCCGTGCTCGCCCGCTTGCAGGGCGCGCCCGAGGCCGCGCCCGAGCCGCAGAAACCCCGCGGCCGGGCCCAGCTCTTGTCTGCGCTGGCCGAGACTGCGGAGAGCCCGGAAGCGGCTCAGGAGCTGTCGCCGGCCGAGCAAGCGCTGGCCAAGGAGCTCCAGGAGATCTTCACGCGCATCGAACGCGGCTTGAACGCCGTGCGCCAGTACGGCTCCGATCACAAGGTGACCCACGGCCACATCCAGACCATCCACGAGCTCGCCAGCGCCTTCTTGGCCCGCGAGCCCGAGGGCCTGCGCTGGGACGTGAAGCCCCACTCGTTCACGCTGAAGAGCGCGGTGCTCTGGGAGCCGCTCCACCCCTTCGACGAGATCCCGTACAACCTGTTCGCCAGCGGCTTCCGCAACTTCAGCGTCACCCCCGGCGTGACGCTCGACGAGATGGCGACGTTGCTCGACCTCTTGCGACGCGACCCGATGCGCGACTTCTCGCCGGAAGACGACCTGGCCACGGCCTTCTGGGAGAAGCAGCTCGAGCACGTCCACTATCAGGTCGTCAGCTCGTTCTTGACCGTTGGTGCGTCCGACGAGATGGACCAGGAGTACGACGAGCTGCTCGAGACCAGCAGAGACGTGCTCGAGGGCCCGGCGCGGGCGGCGCTCGGCAAGGCGGACCTGGACACCGAGCCGCTCTCGCTGGAAGAGCGCGCGGCGATGCTCGCCGTCCGGCAGATGGCGCTGCGCGCCGTGCGTTCCGCGGGCGTCGCAGCGCTGGACGAGCGCTCCAAGGGCATGATCGCCGCCGCGCTGGACATGCCCGAGGCGGAGTGGGAGGCGCGCTACGTGCGGGTCCTCGCCCAGGCCGCCAACGACGCCATGACCTACGGGAACCTCGAGCTGGTCTCCACCCCGATGCGCATCGCGCTGCACGAAGCGGCGGGGAATCAGGCGCTGGAGCAGGCGCTCGGGCGCACCGTAGCGGTGCTCGCGGCGCTCCTCGCCCAAGCCGGGCCGGCGGCTCGGGCGGAGCTCGCGCGCGAGGTCCTCGACGGCGACACCGTGGGAGTCGTGCTCAAGGAGCTGGCGCGCGCCGTCCCAGAGCGCGAGCGTGAGCAGGTGACGCGGACCGCACCGCTCCTCGCGGCGCTGCTCTCGAACGCCGGACCCGAGCACTTCGACGCGGTTCTCGCGGCGTTCGCCCGCGCGGACGTGGACCCGATCCGCGACGCGCTGCTCCACTATCTCGAGCCCTACGCCCGAGACCGCGAAGAGCAAATCGGTGCGCTGCTCCGCGACGCGGACCTGACCAAGGGCAAGGCCATCCTCGGGCTGCTCGGCAAGCTCGGAACGGAAGCCGCGGCGCGCGCGCTCCGGGCCGCGGAGTCGAACGCCTTCCCGGAGCTCAGAGTGGAGGCCGTCGCGCTGCGAGCGCAGGCGTCCAGCGAAGGTCTGCGCGACGAGCTCTCACGCCTGCTGTCGGATCCCGATCAGGCGGTGCGTCTGGCGGTGCTCCGGACCATGGCCCGCTACAAGGTCAAGGAAGCCGGTCCGACGCTCGTTCAACTGATCGGCGACGGCGCGTTCCACAAGCTGGCCCACGACGAGCGCCTGCTCGCGTTGGAGACCTTGTGGGAGCTCTCGCCGGTCCGCGCCGAGAGCCTAGCCAAGGACCTGGCGGTGAAATCCGGGATGATCACCCGCGACACGGTGGACGACACGCGCATCATGGCGATCCATCTTCTGGAACGGCTGAGCACGAGTCGAGAGGTGATCTCCGAGCTGGAGAAGGCCGCCGGCAAGTGGACGAACTCCCAAATCGTGCGTGACACGGCGGCGCAGGCGGCAGCGGCGATGAAGCGCCGCCTGGGGGCCCGATGA
- a CDS encoding VWA domain-containing protein: MGLGFRTLFLSLGVTLSMACSAANERALGNESGGSAGMAGMGAGGSSASGGSGGVTIQGGSGGAAGAPAECRNVDILFVIDRSGSMADNQISLINSFPGFIGAIQQKLQFADSYHVGVVSSDDNFENAPGCQKIGDLVTQTGGPLSSQAMCGPFASGKRYLDEKEPNIAGKFACVAQVGSGGNDDERVARAMLNAVKTENNAPGACNAGFARLDSLLIVVLITDEDDAPDECGTPDPFSPCGCKTCGSGGDPDAWYQELLSYKGGIKENIVVLSLIGLKANNACGAVPASKLIGFTNKFGANAYKGDVCAASYDGFFAETLPVIDQACEKYVPPPVK; the protein is encoded by the coding sequence ATGGGTCTCGGGTTTCGCACGCTGTTCTTGTCCTTGGGGGTGACCCTCTCGATGGCCTGCTCTGCGGCCAACGAGCGCGCTCTGGGCAACGAGAGCGGTGGCTCGGCGGGAATGGCGGGGATGGGAGCGGGCGGGAGCAGCGCCAGCGGCGGCAGCGGCGGTGTGACCATCCAGGGCGGCAGCGGCGGCGCCGCCGGCGCGCCGGCGGAGTGCCGCAACGTGGACATCCTGTTCGTCATCGACCGCTCCGGCAGCATGGCCGACAACCAGATCAGCCTGATCAACTCGTTCCCGGGCTTCATCGGCGCCATCCAGCAGAAGCTCCAGTTCGCCGACAGCTACCACGTGGGCGTGGTCAGCTCGGACGACAACTTCGAGAACGCTCCGGGCTGCCAGAAGATCGGCGACCTGGTCACCCAGACCGGCGGACCGCTGTCGAGCCAGGCCATGTGTGGCCCCTTCGCCAGCGGCAAGCGCTACCTGGACGAGAAGGAGCCGAACATCGCCGGGAAGTTCGCCTGCGTCGCGCAGGTGGGCTCGGGCGGCAACGACGACGAGCGCGTCGCGCGCGCGATGCTGAACGCGGTCAAGACCGAGAACAACGCCCCCGGCGCCTGCAACGCCGGCTTCGCGCGCCTCGACTCGCTCCTGATCGTGGTGCTCATCACCGACGAGGACGACGCTCCGGACGAGTGCGGCACGCCCGATCCGTTCTCGCCCTGCGGCTGCAAGACCTGCGGTTCCGGGGGAGACCCCGACGCCTGGTACCAGGAGCTCCTGAGCTACAAGGGTGGTATCAAGGAGAACATCGTGGTGCTCTCGCTGATCGGCCTAAAAGCCAACAACGCCTGCGGCGCCGTCCCGGCCTCGAAGCTCATCGGCTTCACCAACAAGTTCGGGGCGAATGCCTACAAGGGCGATGTCTGTGCGGCGAGCTACGACGGCTTCTTCGCCGAGACACTGCCGGTCATCGACCAGGCCTGCGAGAAGTACGTGCCGCCACCGGTGAAGTGA
- a CDS encoding methyltransferase domain-containing protein, producing the protein MSSTAPAPSPQQVPATWDAVAPTYAEDIGQWTDYAEEALRTLRVGPEDRVLDVATGPGTLAFAAAKLAKQVNAIDFSPGMIAELEARAAREGVQNVTATVMDAQELIFPDASFDAAFCLFGCFFFPDRPKAFGELRRVLRPGGRALIATWAPIERRPIMKLAFDAMAEALPQLPRPAKGDLQAPEECVRELTDAGFSDVATHAFTASVHFESAERYLETIVRSAAPFALMKKRLDEAAWNSTLARLLDALSPRFPAGGLELSAEALITTGKR; encoded by the coding sequence ATGAGCTCCACCGCGCCCGCTCCGAGTCCCCAACAGGTCCCTGCCACGTGGGACGCCGTCGCCCCGACCTACGCGGAGGACATCGGGCAGTGGACGGACTACGCCGAGGAGGCGCTTCGTACCCTGCGGGTCGGCCCCGAAGATCGCGTCCTGGATGTCGCCACCGGTCCCGGAACGCTGGCCTTCGCGGCGGCGAAGCTGGCCAAGCAGGTGAACGCGATCGACTTCTCTCCGGGCATGATCGCCGAGCTCGAAGCGCGCGCCGCCCGAGAGGGCGTCCAGAACGTCACGGCCACGGTGATGGACGCGCAGGAGCTGATCTTTCCAGACGCGAGCTTCGACGCGGCGTTCTGCCTGTTCGGCTGTTTCTTCTTTCCCGACCGGCCCAAGGCGTTCGGCGAGCTCCGGCGCGTGCTCCGCCCGGGCGGTCGAGCCCTGATCGCCACGTGGGCGCCCATCGAGCGCCGCCCGATCATGAAGCTCGCGTTCGACGCCATGGCCGAAGCCCTGCCGCAGCTGCCGCGCCCGGCCAAGGGCGACCTGCAGGCTCCCGAAGAGTGCGTGCGCGAGCTGACTGACGCGGGCTTCAGCGACGTGGCAACCCATGCCTTCACGGCATCGGTGCACTTCGAGTCCGCAGAGCGCTACCTCGAGACGATCGTGCGCTCCGCCGCGCCCTTCGCGCTGATGAAGAAGCGCCTGGACGAAGCGGCCTGGAACTCCACGCTCGCGCGCCTGCTCGACGCGCTCTCGCCGCGCTTCCCCGCAGGTGGTCTGGAGCTCTCGGCGGAGGCCCTGATCACCACCGGCAAGCGCTGA
- a CDS encoding RNA polymerase sigma factor, with protein sequence MRVLDPLAGLARAAQRGDGAATRRLLEALGPRLLRTVRGVLGASHPELDDALQEALIALVRALPAFRGEGDVTGYAVRITLRASIAARRRYRARAPEPEAEESAADAAQPSEVLAARRREIFRRLLDELPEAQAEALVLRVVLGHSLEETAAITGAPENTIRSRIRLAREGLKKRIEAEGLSALLEVEA encoded by the coding sequence GTGAGGGTCTTGGACCCCCTGGCGGGCCTGGCTCGGGCAGCGCAGCGCGGGGATGGCGCGGCGACCCGCCGGCTGCTCGAAGCCCTGGGCCCGCGCCTGCTACGGACGGTTCGGGGTGTGCTCGGCGCGAGCCATCCCGAGCTCGACGACGCGCTCCAAGAAGCCCTGATCGCGCTCGTCCGCGCCCTGCCGGCCTTCCGTGGCGAGGGTGACGTCACCGGCTACGCCGTGCGGATCACGCTGCGCGCGAGCATCGCGGCGCGTCGCCGCTACCGGGCGCGGGCGCCCGAGCCCGAGGCGGAGGAGAGCGCAGCCGACGCCGCGCAGCCGAGCGAGGTCCTAGCCGCACGACGGCGCGAGATCTTCCGGCGCTTGCTCGACGAGCTGCCGGAGGCACAAGCCGAGGCACTGGTCCTGCGCGTCGTGCTCGGGCACTCCCTGGAGGAGACGGCCGCCATCACGGGGGCGCCCGAGAACACGATCCGGAGCCGCATCCGTCTCGCGCGGGAAGGCTTGAAGAAGCGCATCGAAGCGGAGGGCCTGTCGGCGCTCCTGGAGGTAGAGGCATGA